In one window of Sphingomonas glaciei DNA:
- a CDS encoding cytochrome b/b6 domain-containing protein gives MTDAAASVRGHGGAPRAAVPVWDLPIRLVHWSIALLVLFSWWSAENGKIEWHIRSGLTILFLLLFRLLWGVLGSSTARFASFVTAPSRVAAYLRDPAGWSRVGHTPLGALSVVALLSLLVLQVAFGLPLSDEDGIVTGPLNRLVSFDTAEWAHEVHEILFNVLLAFIVLHVAAIAYYRWKGRHLVSAMVTGDSKDYPAGTPGLVKAGAGRLVVSLGIAAAVTSWIANGVPGL, from the coding sequence GCGGTGCCCGTCTGGGACCTCCCGATCCGCCTGGTTCACTGGAGCATCGCGCTGCTGGTGCTTTTCTCCTGGTGGTCGGCGGAAAACGGCAAGATCGAGTGGCATATCAGGAGCGGGCTCACGATCCTGTTCCTGCTGCTGTTCCGGCTCCTGTGGGGCGTCCTCGGAAGCTCGACGGCGCGCTTCGCTTCCTTCGTGACGGCGCCGTCGCGGGTCGCCGCTTACCTTCGTGATCCGGCCGGCTGGTCGCGGGTCGGGCATACCCCGCTCGGCGCGCTCAGCGTGGTCGCGCTGCTGAGCCTGCTTGTGCTGCAGGTCGCCTTCGGCCTGCCACTGTCCGACGAGGATGGCATCGTCACCGGGCCGCTCAACCGGCTGGTGAGCTTCGACACCGCCGAATGGGCGCACGAGGTCCACGAGATCCTGTTCAACGTGCTGCTCGCCTTCATCGTGCTGCACGTGGCTGCCATTGCCTACTACCGATGGAAAGGCAGGCACCTCGTCAGTGCGATGGTGACGGGGGACAGCAAGGATTATCCTGCGGGCACCCCGGGACTGGTCAAGGCCGGCGCGGGCCGGCTGGTCGTCAGCCTGGGAATCGCCGCGGCGGTGACCTCGTGGATAGCGAACGGAGTGCCTGGACTATGA
- a CDS encoding VOC family protein has product MSEARIDYVELPSASAHELTRAFYRKAFGWTFTDYGPTYSAVEGSAVSVGLQGDREEALSAPLPVVRVDDLDAAFDAVTKAGGHIAKPIFAFPGGRRFHFIDPGGNEIAVWVTA; this is encoded by the coding sequence ATGAGCGAAGCCCGCATCGATTATGTCGAACTGCCGAGCGCCAGTGCGCACGAACTGACCCGCGCTTTCTATCGCAAGGCGTTCGGCTGGACCTTCACCGATTATGGCCCGACCTATAGCGCGGTTGAAGGAAGCGCGGTCAGCGTGGGCCTGCAGGGAGACCGGGAAGAAGCGCTGTCGGCGCCGCTGCCGGTGGTCCGGGTCGACGACCTCGACGCTGCGTTCGATGCCGTTACGAAGGCCGGCGGCCATATCGCCAAGCCGATCTTTGCCTTCCCGGGCGGCCGCCGCTTTCACTTCATCGATCCGGGCGGCAACGAGATCGCGGTCTGGGTCACGGCCTAA
- a CDS encoding ComEC/Rec2 family competence protein, with amino-acid sequence MHWQAGAFFASAENRLEVERSQLAPWAVVALGGGIAAWLVLADPLAWAAMLLCCAGLVAAGLVVRGRTGQVIATAGAGLALGCALIWWRSGEVAAPRLDRPLIAAIEGKVLKAERLVARGNLRLTLAVASPGLPPRIRVSLPLPDAEALGPTLGVGAVVRLRARLAPPMPMALPGTHDFARDAWFMGFGATGKALGKVTVVTPAHETGLDRIRRDLDTHIRGQLGASAGGIATALVTGDQGSVLEADAEAMRRSGLAHLLSVSGLHIAAAVGFFYLLVLRSLALVPTLALRWNLVAIGFAAGALAGVAYTVLTGLQVPTVRSCVAALLVLAGILLGREAMSIRLLATGALLVLLIRPEAIAGASFQLSFAAVLTLVTVYGSARFKRLFERREEGRAAATLRSLGAMTATSLAIEVALMPFALYHFHRAGLYGVAANLVAIPLTTFVIMPLEASALLLDTLGLGAPLWALTDWSIGLLLHIAHSVADTPGASAILPAMPRTAFGLIIGGGLWFCLWNSAWRRWGLAPIAVGIPLTLAEPLPDVLVTGDGKHLAVIDEAGTPWLLRDRAGDFVRDLMAENAGFDGDPPPLAAYRRARCSADSCVADLGGTRRTLLALRSTQRLDWRELIRACAAADIVVADRRLPRACRARWLTLDAPRLRQSGGLVIDARRGRVASVAERLGRLPWAGGRP; translated from the coding sequence GTGCACTGGCAAGCCGGAGCGTTCTTCGCAAGTGCGGAAAACCGCCTTGAGGTCGAACGTTCCCAGCTTGCGCCGTGGGCGGTGGTCGCCTTGGGGGGCGGAATCGCCGCCTGGCTGGTGCTTGCCGACCCGCTCGCCTGGGCGGCGATGTTGCTGTGCTGTGCCGGGCTCGTCGCCGCCGGACTGGTCGTTCGGGGCCGTACCGGCCAGGTGATCGCCACCGCCGGCGCCGGCCTGGCGCTCGGCTGCGCGCTCATCTGGTGGCGCAGCGGCGAGGTGGCGGCGCCGCGGCTCGACCGGCCGCTCATCGCCGCGATCGAGGGCAAGGTGCTCAAGGCCGAGCGGCTGGTCGCCCGTGGCAACCTCCGCTTGACGCTTGCCGTAGCCAGCCCCGGCCTTCCGCCGCGGATCCGGGTCTCGCTTCCCCTGCCCGACGCCGAAGCGCTCGGCCCGACGCTCGGCGTGGGGGCGGTGGTGCGCCTGCGCGCCCGGCTGGCCCCGCCGATGCCGATGGCGCTGCCCGGCACCCACGACTTTGCCCGCGACGCGTGGTTCATGGGGTTCGGCGCCACCGGCAAGGCGTTGGGCAAGGTGACGGTCGTCACGCCCGCGCATGAAACCGGGCTCGACCGTATCCGCCGCGATCTCGACACCCACATCCGCGGCCAGCTTGGGGCCAGCGCAGGCGGGATCGCCACCGCGCTAGTCACCGGCGACCAGGGCTCGGTGCTGGAGGCCGACGCCGAGGCAATGCGCCGCTCGGGGCTCGCCCATTTGCTGTCGGTCAGCGGCCTCCACATCGCCGCCGCGGTCGGCTTCTTCTACCTGCTCGTTCTCCGCTCCCTGGCGCTGGTGCCGACCTTGGCGCTGCGCTGGAACCTGGTCGCGATCGGGTTCGCGGCCGGCGCCTTGGCCGGGGTCGCCTATACCGTCCTGACCGGCCTGCAGGTGCCGACCGTGCGCAGCTGCGTCGCGGCCCTGCTGGTCCTCGCCGGGATCCTGCTCGGGCGCGAGGCGATGAGCATCCGCCTCCTTGCGACCGGGGCGCTGCTGGTCCTGCTGATCCGCCCCGAGGCGATTGCCGGCGCCAGCTTCCAGCTCAGCTTTGCCGCCGTCCTGACCCTCGTTACGGTGTACGGCTCGGCCCGATTCAAGCGATTGTTCGAACGGCGCGAAGAAGGGCGGGCGGCGGCCACCTTGCGCAGCCTCGGAGCGATGACCGCGACCAGCCTGGCGATCGAAGTCGCGCTGATGCCCTTCGCGCTTTATCACTTTCACCGGGCCGGCCTGTACGGCGTTGCGGCGAATCTGGTCGCCATTCCGCTCACCACCTTCGTCATCATGCCGCTTGAGGCGAGCGCCCTGCTGCTCGACACCCTCGGTCTCGGCGCGCCGCTGTGGGCGCTCACCGACTGGTCGATCGGCCTTCTCCTGCACATCGCCCACTCGGTGGCGGATACGCCGGGGGCGAGCGCGATCCTCCCCGCCATGCCGCGTACCGCCTTCGGGCTGATCATCGGCGGCGGCTTGTGGTTCTGCCTGTGGAACAGCGCCTGGCGGCGGTGGGGCCTGGCCCCGATCGCGGTCGGCATCCCCCTCACCCTCGCCGAGCCGTTGCCCGACGTCCTGGTCACCGGCGACGGCAAGCATCTGGCGGTGATCGACGAGGCCGGAACACCGTGGCTGCTGCGCGACCGGGCCGGCGATTTCGTGCGTGACCTCATGGCCGAGAATGCCGGGTTCGACGGCGACCCGCCGCCGCTCGCGGCCTACCGCCGGGCGCGGTGCAGCGCCGACAGCTGCGTCGCCGACCTTGGCGGGACCAGGCGCACCCTGCTGGCGCTGCGCTCGACCCAGCGGCTCGACTGGCGCGAACTGATTCGGGCCTGCGCCGCGGCCGACATCGTGGTCGCCGACCGCCGCCTGCCGCGCGCCTGCCGCGCCCGCTGGCTGACGCTTGATGCGCCGCGCCTGCGGCAGAGCGGGGGGCTGGTCATCGATGCCCGGCGGGGCAGGGTGGCAAGCGTCGCCGAGCGGCTTGGACGCCTGCCGTGGGCCGGCGGACGACCTTAG
- the gltX gene encoding glutamate--tRNA ligase: protein MSASTIVTRFAPSPTGFLHIGGARTALFNWLFARHHGGKYLLRIEDTDKARSTPEAIEAILDGLSWLDITGDGEPHFQSQFEARHAEVAHQLIERGAAYRCYLTQEELARRREEAQTQKKPFRITSEWRDCTDAPSPDAPFVVRLKAPREGETVIEDLVQGRVVVQNAELDDFVLLRSDGTPTYMLAVVVDDHDMGVTHVIRGDDHLNNAFRQLVIIRAMGWPEPTYGHIPLIHGADGAKLSKRHGALGVDAYRDEMGILPEALFNYLLRLGWGHGDDEIISREQAVEWFDIDHVGKSPSRFDTKKLENLNGHYIRHAEDSRLAVLVAARRGGLEAEELALLEQAMPELKARAKDLNELSANADFLFVSRPLQLDEKAAALLDGDARALLAKLHATLSSVSEWTHDGTESVVKALAEAENLKLGKLAQPLRAALTGRATSPGIFDVLVLLGQDESLARIGDQLDPSTVMLHLKERN from the coding sequence TTGAGCGCAAGCACCATCGTCACGCGCTTTGCGCCCAGTCCGACCGGCTTTCTCCACATCGGAGGGGCGCGGACGGCCTTGTTCAACTGGCTGTTCGCGCGCCATCACGGCGGCAAATACCTGCTGCGGATCGAAGACACCGACAAGGCTCGCTCGACCCCAGAGGCGATCGAGGCCATCCTCGACGGGCTGTCGTGGCTCGACATCACTGGTGACGGCGAGCCGCACTTCCAGTCGCAGTTCGAGGCGCGTCACGCCGAAGTCGCCCATCAGCTGATCGAGCGCGGTGCGGCCTATCGCTGCTACCTGACCCAGGAAGAGCTGGCCCGCCGCCGCGAGGAAGCGCAGACGCAGAAGAAGCCGTTCCGGATCACCAGCGAGTGGCGCGATTGCACTGACGCGCCCTCCCCCGATGCGCCTTTCGTGGTCCGCCTGAAGGCGCCGCGCGAGGGCGAGACGGTGATCGAGGACCTGGTGCAGGGCCGGGTGGTAGTCCAGAATGCCGAGCTCGACGACTTCGTCCTGCTCCGGTCCGACGGCACCCCCACCTACATGCTGGCGGTGGTGGTCGACGACCATGATATGGGTGTCACCCACGTCATCCGCGGCGATGACCATCTCAACAATGCCTTCCGCCAGCTGGTGATCATCCGCGCGATGGGCTGGCCCGAGCCGACCTATGGCCACATCCCGCTGATCCATGGGGCCGACGGCGCCAAGCTCAGCAAGCGCCACGGCGCGCTGGGAGTCGACGCCTATCGCGACGAGATGGGGATCCTTCCCGAGGCGCTGTTCAACTATCTGCTCCGGCTCGGCTGGGGCCATGGCGACGATGAGATCATCAGCCGCGAGCAGGCGGTGGAATGGTTCGACATCGACCACGTCGGCAAGTCGCCCAGCCGGTTCGACACCAAGAAGCTGGAGAACCTTAACGGCCATTACATCCGCCATGCCGAGGACAGCCGCCTGGCGGTGCTGGTCGCGGCCCGCCGCGGGGGCCTGGAAGCTGAGGAATTGGCGCTGCTCGAGCAGGCGATGCCCGAGCTCAAGGCACGGGCCAAGGACCTGAACGAACTCAGCGCCAACGCCGATTTCCTGTTCGTGTCGCGGCCGTTGCAGCTGGACGAAAAGGCTGCGGCCTTGCTCGACGGTGATGCGCGGGCGTTGCTGGCGAAGCTGCACGCTACCCTTTCGTCGGTGAGCGAGTGGACCCACGACGGCACCGAGAGCGTGGTCAAGGCTCTGGCCGAGGCCGAAAATCTGAAATTGGGCAAGCTTGCCCAGCCGCTTCGGGCGGCACTGACCGGGCGGGCGACCAGTCCCGGCATCTTCGACGTGCTGGTATTGCTGGGTCAGGACGAAAGCCTGGCCCGCATCGGCGACCAGCTCGACCCCTCTACAGTGATGTTGCACCTCAAGGAGCGCAATTGA
- a CDS encoding citrate synthase, which yields MSNANLTLGDKALDLPVLSGTVGPDVVDIRKLYGATDVFTYDPGFTSTASCRSAITYIDGEAGILLHRGYPIDQLADKSSFMEVAALLLHGELPSKDELDKFTYTISRHTMLHEQLATFFRGFRRDAHPMAIMCGVVGALSSFYHDSTDITDPKQREIASHRLIAKMPTIAAMAYKYSIGQPFLYPDNSLSYTGNFLRMTFGVPAEDYQVNPIVEKAMDRIFILHADHEQNASTSTVRLAGSSGANPFACIAAGIACLWGPAHGGANEAALNMLREIGHVDRIPEYIARAKDKDDPFRLMGFGHRVYKNFDPRAKVMKETADEVLRELNISDPVLDVAKELERIALSDNYFIDKKLYPNVDFYSGVILNAIGFPTEMFTALFALARTVGWVAQWNEMIADPEQKIGRPRQLYTGATQRDYVDVGAR from the coding sequence ATGTCGAATGCCAATCTGACCCTGGGCGACAAGGCGCTCGACCTGCCGGTGTTGAGCGGCACTGTCGGGCCCGATGTCGTCGACATCCGCAAGCTGTACGGTGCGACCGACGTCTTCACCTACGATCCGGGCTTCACCTCCACTGCCAGCTGCCGCAGCGCGATCACTTATATCGACGGCGAAGCGGGGATCCTGCTTCACCGCGGCTATCCGATCGACCAGCTGGCCGACAAGTCGAGCTTCATGGAAGTCGCGGCGCTGCTGCTGCACGGCGAACTTCCGAGCAAGGACGAACTCGACAAATTCACCTACACCATCAGCCGCCACACCATGCTGCACGAGCAGCTGGCGACCTTTTTCCGCGGCTTCCGCCGTGACGCGCATCCGATGGCGATCATGTGCGGCGTGGTCGGCGCGCTGTCGTCCTTCTATCATGACAGCACCGACATCACCGATCCCAAGCAGCGCGAGATCGCCTCGCATCGCCTGATCGCCAAGATGCCGACCATCGCGGCAATGGCCTACAAGTACAGCATCGGGCAGCCGTTCCTGTATCCGGACAACTCGCTGTCCTACACCGGCAACTTCCTGCGCATGACCTTCGGCGTTCCGGCCGAGGATTATCAGGTGAACCCGATCGTCGAAAAGGCGATGGACCGGATCTTCATCCTCCACGCCGACCATGAGCAGAATGCCTCGACCTCGACCGTCCGCTTGGCCGGCTCGTCGGGTGCCAACCCGTTCGCCTGCATCGCGGCGGGCATCGCCTGCCTGTGGGGCCCGGCACATGGCGGCGCCAACGAGGCCGCGCTCAACATGCTGCGCGAGATCGGTCACGTCGACCGCATCCCGGAATATATCGCCCGCGCCAAGGACAAGGACGATCCGTTCCGCCTGATGGGCTTCGGCCACCGGGTGTACAAGAACTTCGATCCCCGCGCGAAGGTGATGAAGGAGACCGCCGACGAGGTGCTGCGTGAGCTCAACATCTCCGATCCGGTGCTGGACGTCGCCAAGGAGCTGGAGCGGATCGCGCTCAGCGACAACTACTTCATCGACAAGAAGCTGTACCCGAACGTCGACTTCTATTCGGGCGTGATCCTGAACGCGATCGGCTTCCCGACCGAGATGTTCACCGCGCTGTTCGCACTTGCCCGCACGGTCGGGTGGGTCGCGCAGTGGAACGAGATGATCGCCGATCCCGAGCAGAAGATCGGCCGTCCGCGCCAGCTCTACACCGGTGCGACGCAGCGCGATTACGTGGACGTCGGCGCCCGCTAG
- a CDS encoding sensor histidine kinase, with product MASLPLQPPISARVDAAGRLVAADPPLLALQEQAGSTLGNTLSVPQLAALVRLASRLGVGITRPVLAASEDEDLDLLVRAEPDRDGVTLSVERWTARPPAQSRWLGGGRSGEGAAAEERAAAEDVVTDQALRILGVSPGLARRLGQDESDLIGQALSRLVRPVEDADGNLPLLEALAGRTAFAGQMALLRGDEAAVLIDGEPRVEDGRFVGYTIRVRAPDEVAARKGSDLPPLDELLRDPLASIISRAEEIAARSQGPLKTDYAGYGTDIATAARHLLELLTALGDGASGGAEVGESPGEQLDLAELVLDAASLLQANASSRRILLDVGGEGSVQARGQPRAITQILVNLIGNAVRFSPEGGTVALQLERGSTAAITVIDQGPGVAAADRERIFERFEQGAEARGGSAGLGLAISRRLARDMGGEVELLDLPGPGAAFRLTLPLA from the coding sequence GTGGCTAGCCTCCCCCTCCAGCCCCCGATTTCCGCACGGGTCGACGCGGCCGGCCGGCTGGTCGCCGCCGACCCCCCGTTGCTGGCCTTGCAGGAACAGGCCGGATCGACGCTAGGCAACACCCTGTCGGTGCCCCAGCTTGCCGCCCTCGTGCGGCTCGCCTCCCGCCTCGGTGTCGGGATCACGCGCCCTGTCCTGGCCGCCAGCGAGGACGAGGATCTCGACCTCCTGGTCCGCGCCGAGCCCGATCGCGACGGGGTCACCCTGTCGGTCGAGCGCTGGACGGCGCGCCCGCCTGCGCAATCGCGCTGGCTGGGTGGCGGGCGTAGCGGCGAGGGAGCCGCGGCGGAGGAACGGGCGGCCGCCGAAGACGTCGTTACCGACCAAGCCCTGCGCATCCTGGGCGTCAGTCCCGGCCTCGCCCGGCGCCTCGGGCAGGACGAGAGCGACCTCATCGGCCAGGCCCTGTCGCGCCTCGTCCGCCCGGTCGAAGACGCGGACGGCAACCTGCCGTTGCTGGAGGCGCTGGCGGGCCGCACCGCCTTTGCCGGCCAGATGGCGCTGCTGCGCGGGGACGAAGCCGCGGTGCTGATCGACGGCGAACCGCGGGTCGAGGATGGCCGCTTCGTCGGCTACACCATCCGCGTCCGCGCGCCGGATGAGGTGGCGGCCCGTAAAGGTTCGGACCTGCCGCCGCTCGACGAACTGCTGCGCGATCCGTTGGCTTCGATCATCAGCCGGGCGGAAGAGATCGCCGCCCGCAGCCAGGGCCCGCTCAAGACCGACTATGCGGGCTATGGAACGGACATTGCGACCGCGGCCCGGCACCTGCTGGAATTGCTGACGGCGCTCGGCGACGGCGCCTCCGGGGGCGCCGAGGTCGGCGAATCGCCCGGCGAGCAACTCGATCTGGCCGAATTGGTGCTCGACGCCGCCAGCCTGCTTCAGGCCAATGCGTCGAGCCGCCGCATCCTGCTCGACGTCGGAGGGGAGGGCAGCGTGCAGGCCCGCGGGCAGCCGCGCGCCATCACCCAGATCCTCGTCAACCTGATCGGCAATGCGGTCCGCTTCTCGCCCGAAGGCGGGACCGTGGCGCTGCAGCTGGAGCGGGGATCCACCGCCGCGATCACGGTGATCGACCAAGGACCCGGCGTCGCCGCCGCCGACCGGGAACGGATCTTCGAACGCTTCGAACAGGGGGCGGAAGCACGGGGCGGTAGCGCCGGCCTCGGCCTCGCCATTTCCCGCCGGCTCGCCCGCGACATGGGCGGAGAGGTCGAATTGCTCGACCTCCCCGGACCCGGCGCCGCCTTTCGGCTGACCCTTCCGCTCGCCTAG
- a CDS encoding DUF2336 domain-containing protein — MPAEWPIAAPPPRQHPHRPSLAFPASEGRRIAAVVQDLFLAPDDRLTEQERSVMAVMLHGLIERIAIELRVRLSAEAAADCTASPAELIADLTRAGLIQDEMLIRLLLRRADGQRIASAGRGGRSTLQRWTAVEDADIAAAAMTLIAARGRGRDRFGRVALDLPDLPAALATGLVVAIGAALALRCQNPSDAEMADAISDLLSSRFETPSLEQLEGALADALGGDGRREPGLLMTLAEEGDAQILAAILAAEACIPADEAWSALLGGPDRIALLLRLAGAPRPEVAALLAAAGPALGIGDPVRAIDAFDAMSNDTVEAARAELALPGAYRNARRIIGRRG, encoded by the coding sequence ATGCCCGCCGAATGGCCCATTGCTGCGCCTCCCCCGAGGCAGCACCCGCATCGACCTTCCCTCGCCTTTCCGGCGAGTGAGGGGCGCCGGATCGCGGCTGTCGTACAGGACCTGTTTCTTGCTCCCGACGACCGCCTGACCGAGCAGGAACGCTCGGTGATGGCGGTGATGCTTCATGGGCTGATCGAGCGCATTGCGATCGAGCTTCGGGTGCGCCTGTCGGCCGAGGCAGCCGCCGACTGCACCGCAAGCCCGGCCGAACTAATCGCCGACCTGACCCGTGCCGGGCTGATACAGGACGAGATGCTGATCAGGCTGCTGCTGCGCCGTGCCGACGGCCAGCGGATCGCCTCGGCGGGCCGCGGCGGCCGGTCGACCCTGCAGCGCTGGACTGCCGTCGAGGACGCCGACATCGCCGCCGCAGCCATGACATTAATCGCCGCGCGGGGGCGCGGACGCGACCGCTTCGGCCGCGTTGCGCTCGACCTGCCGGACCTTCCCGCCGCTCTTGCCACCGGGCTGGTGGTCGCGATCGGCGCTGCACTTGCCTTGCGCTGCCAAAACCCGAGTGACGCCGAAATGGCCGATGCGATCAGCGACCTGCTTTCATCGCGCTTCGAAACCCCCTCGCTCGAACAGCTCGAAGGCGCGCTGGCCGACGCGCTTGGAGGCGACGGCCGCCGCGAACCGGGTCTGCTGATGACCCTTGCCGAAGAGGGTGACGCTCAGATCCTCGCCGCCATTCTCGCGGCCGAGGCCTGCATTCCCGCCGACGAGGCGTGGAGCGCGCTGCTCGGCGGCCCGGACCGAATCGCCTTGCTGCTTCGCCTCGCCGGTGCGCCACGGCCCGAAGTCGCCGCGCTGCTCGCCGCCGCCGGTCCCGCGCTCGGGATCGGCGATCCGGTCCGCGCCATCGATGCGTTCGACGCCATGAGCAACGACACGGTCGAGGCCGCTCGTGCCGAACTCGCGCTGCCCGGGGCCTATCGCAACGCCCGGCGGATCATCGGCCGTCGTGGCTAG
- a CDS encoding V-type ATP synthase subunit F, whose product MALGALIAAHDEDDQGGLHALAPLAGRTLVEYQARCAAAVGAAPIVVIVERVPPTLQAAFERLRAEGISVVPVTDAMEAAARFDPEIAVLQMADGIAPAAPLLAELAEEPGPAILTVPDDERHHAFERIDNDHRWAGLALISSKMLTDTARMLGDWDLHSTLLRRAVQEGARLVPAPEGLRPFLAASDTSSAAFDRHLIDSSRHRRRDWPSRYLLPPVEDFLTRQLMGAPVRPTALLWAAVLMVLGAALLFTRGEPLWAMGLLVAASPLDRLAERLATVRLRPFSRHGLLFRLLAPAHGIALLGLAWFEARHGGGWGALVAAAAAIAFGEAARVERRGRELGPDLWLLTPRSAVFLALPFAAFGAWSLLTVALALYAAASFFIVQQLVLADRD is encoded by the coding sequence ATGGCGCTCGGTGCGTTGATCGCGGCGCATGACGAGGATGATCAGGGCGGGCTCCATGCACTGGCGCCGCTCGCAGGTCGCACCCTCGTCGAATATCAGGCTCGCTGCGCCGCTGCGGTCGGCGCGGCCCCGATCGTCGTGATCGTCGAGCGTGTGCCGCCGACCCTCCAGGCCGCGTTCGAAAGACTCCGCGCCGAGGGCATTTCGGTTGTCCCCGTCACCGACGCCATGGAAGCTGCGGCGCGGTTCGATCCGGAGATCGCGGTACTGCAGATGGCCGACGGGATCGCTCCTGCGGCGCCCCTGCTTGCCGAACTGGCCGAAGAGCCCGGTCCCGCCATCCTCACCGTTCCGGACGACGAACGCCACCATGCGTTCGAGCGGATCGACAACGACCATCGCTGGGCCGGGCTGGCCCTGATCTCCTCCAAGATGCTGACCGATACCGCGCGGATGCTGGGTGACTGGGATCTCCATTCGACCCTGCTGCGCCGCGCGGTGCAAGAAGGCGCGCGGCTGGTTCCGGCGCCCGAGGGTCTGCGCCCGTTCCTCGCCGCCAGCGACACCAGCAGCGCCGCCTTCGACCGCCACCTGATCGACAGCAGCCGCCACCGCCGCCGCGACTGGCCGAGCCGCTACCTGCTCCCGCCGGTCGAGGACTTTCTCACCCGCCAGCTGATGGGCGCGCCGGTCCGCCCTACCGCCCTGCTGTGGGCGGCGGTGCTGATGGTCCTTGGCGCTGCCCTGCTGTTCACTCGCGGAGAGCCCTTGTGGGCGATGGGCCTGCTGGTCGCGGCAAGCCCGCTCGATCGCCTTGCCGAGCGGCTGGCGACGGTTCGGCTGCGGCCCTTCTCGCGGCACGGCCTCCTGTTCCGGCTGCTCGCTCCCGCCCATGGAATCGCCTTGCTCGGGCTCGCCTGGTTCGAGGCCCGCCACGGTGGCGGGTGGGGCGCGCTGGTCGCGGCGGCGGCGGCGATCGCGTTCGGCGAAGCTGCACGGGTGGAGCGGCGCGGACGCGAGCTTGGCCCCGACCTGTGGCTGCTGACCCCGCGCAGCGCGGTGTTCCTGGCATTGCCCTTCGCGGCGTTCGGAGCCTGGAGCCTGCTAACGGTGGCGCTCGCCCTTTATGCCGCCGCAAGCTTCTTCATCGTCCAGCAACTGGTGCTTGCCGATCGCGATTGA